The following are encoded in a window of Spea bombifrons isolate aSpeBom1 chromosome 2, aSpeBom1.2.pri, whole genome shotgun sequence genomic DNA:
- the CXADR gene encoding coxsackievirus and adenovirus receptor isoform X1 produces the protein MALASLPLLLLLVYCGSSRALELVPSDQKILEKSEGDKVTLECKYNVGPMDIGTLDIDWDLVSADTQKPDQSIIMFSGGVTYVNSEELKNRVHFSSPDPSDGDASIEIVNLKSTDTGSYQCKVKKVPGMKSRKIALSVYLKPAKPRCFIEGSQQIGKDLSLKCESKEGTPPVTYQWFKLTGQQPRPPGLNWDPASGTLPVKNASQYHSGTYRCLANNRVGSEECMLILNVVPPSNVAGVVAGAIIGTLLSLGLVGLLVFFCCKKQREKKYEKEVQHEIREDVAPPKSRNSTARSYIGSNHSSLGSLSPSNIDGYSKARYNQVPSEEHERPQSQTPNFVPPKVAGPNLSRMGAIPVMVPAQSKDGSIV, from the exons gttCATCCAGAGCTTTGGAATTGGTTCCCTCTGACCAGAAAATTCTTGAGAAGTCTGAAGGTGACAAGGTTACTTTGGAATGCAAATATAATGTGGGACCCATGGATATCGGGACACTGGATATTGACTGGGACTTGGTGTCGGCAGACACACAGAAACCAGATCAGTCG ataaTCATGTTCAGTGGCGGGGTTACGTATGTAAATTCCGAAGAACTAAAAAACAGGGTCCACTTCAGCTCCCCTGACCCCTCAGATGGCGACGCGTCAATAGAAATCGTTAATTTAAAAAGCACCGATACCGGTTCATATCAATGCAAGGTGAAGAAGGTGCCGGGGATGAAAAGCAGGAAAATAGCTCTCTCTGTGTATC TTAAGCCAGCAAAACCGCGATGCTTTATTGAAGGATCACAACAGATTGGGAAGGACCTGAGCTTGAAATGCGAATCCAAAGAAGGAACTCCTCCTGTAACATATCAATGGTTCAAGCTCACCGGCCAGCAGCCGCGGCCCCCGGGGCTCAACTGGG ATCCAGCCAGCGGAACTCTTCCTGTGAAAAATGCTTCTCAGTATCACAGCGGCACGTACAGGTGTTTAGCTAATAACAGAGTTGGCTCCGAGGAGTGCATGCTCATACTTAATGTTGTTCCTC CTTCAAATGTAGCCGGAGTGGTTGCGGGTGCCATAATAGGGACATTATTAAGTCTTGGACTTGTTGGGCTCCTGGTGTTTTTTTGCTGCAAGaaacaaagagagaaaaagtaTGAGAAAGAAGTACAGCATGAAATCAG AGAGGATGTCGCTCCTCCAAAAAGCCGCAACTCGACTGCTCGAAGTTACATTGGGAGCAATCATTCCTCTCTAGGATCTCTCTCCCCCTCGAACATTGATGGTTATTCCAAGGCTCGATACAATCAAGTACCAAGCGAAGAGCATGAACGCCCCCAAAGCCAAACCCCAAACTTCGTGCCACCCAAGGTAGCTGGTCCAAATCTAAGTAGAATGGGAGCCATTCCTGTGATGGTTCCTGCACAGAGCAAGGATGGTTCGATTGTATAA
- the CXADR gene encoding coxsackievirus and adenovirus receptor isoform X2: protein MALASLPLLLLLVYCGSSRALELVPSDQKILEKSEGDKVTLECKYNVGPMDIGTLDIDWDLVSADTQKPDQSIIMFSGGVTYVNSEELKNRVHFSSPDPSDGDASIEIVNLKSTDTGSYQCKVKKVPGMKSRKIALSVYLKPAKPRCFIEGSQQIGKDLSLKCESKEGTPPVTYQWFKLTGQQPRPPGLNWDPASGTLPVKNASQYHSGTYRCLANNRVGSEECMLILNVVPPSNVAGVVAGAIIGTLLSLGLVGLLVFFCCKKQREKKYEKEVQHEIREDVAPPKSRNSTARSYIGSNHSSLGSLSPSNIDGYSKARYNQVPSEEHERPQSQTPNFVPPKYHGLTVV, encoded by the exons gttCATCCAGAGCTTTGGAATTGGTTCCCTCTGACCAGAAAATTCTTGAGAAGTCTGAAGGTGACAAGGTTACTTTGGAATGCAAATATAATGTGGGACCCATGGATATCGGGACACTGGATATTGACTGGGACTTGGTGTCGGCAGACACACAGAAACCAGATCAGTCG ataaTCATGTTCAGTGGCGGGGTTACGTATGTAAATTCCGAAGAACTAAAAAACAGGGTCCACTTCAGCTCCCCTGACCCCTCAGATGGCGACGCGTCAATAGAAATCGTTAATTTAAAAAGCACCGATACCGGTTCATATCAATGCAAGGTGAAGAAGGTGCCGGGGATGAAAAGCAGGAAAATAGCTCTCTCTGTGTATC TTAAGCCAGCAAAACCGCGATGCTTTATTGAAGGATCACAACAGATTGGGAAGGACCTGAGCTTGAAATGCGAATCCAAAGAAGGAACTCCTCCTGTAACATATCAATGGTTCAAGCTCACCGGCCAGCAGCCGCGGCCCCCGGGGCTCAACTGGG ATCCAGCCAGCGGAACTCTTCCTGTGAAAAATGCTTCTCAGTATCACAGCGGCACGTACAGGTGTTTAGCTAATAACAGAGTTGGCTCCGAGGAGTGCATGCTCATACTTAATGTTGTTCCTC CTTCAAATGTAGCCGGAGTGGTTGCGGGTGCCATAATAGGGACATTATTAAGTCTTGGACTTGTTGGGCTCCTGGTGTTTTTTTGCTGCAAGaaacaaagagagaaaaagtaTGAGAAAGAAGTACAGCATGAAATCAG AGAGGATGTCGCTCCTCCAAAAAGCCGCAACTCGACTGCTCGAAGTTACATTGGGAGCAATCATTCCTCTCTAGGATCTCTCTCCCCCTCGAACATTGATGGTTATTCCAAGGCTCGATACAATCAAGTACCAAGCGAAGAGCATGAACGCCCCCAAAGCCAAACCCCAAACTTCGTGCCACCCAAG